GCCTTTGAGCTAGAGGTTCAGGAAGGTTGAGGCGCTGAAGCTCACAACCATTTTTCACCCAATGGGTGAACCCACCAATCAAAGGATTTTCTGATGCGCGTGAAACTCGAACGCACCGATGAACGTCTCACACGCCGGACAGGGTTGATCTTGGTGAATCGGTTTGGGGACAGGATCAACCTTGCCTCCAAGATCAACCGCGCCTTCCGAGAGCCGGGTTCCAACCGTGGCTTTGATGCGAGTGATTATGTTTTGACTCTGACTGAGATGATGATCGATGGCGCCACCTACTTGGAAGACGTTCGGCTCTTTGAGAACGACGAAGCGTATAAAGAGATCGCGGAAGTCCGACACTATCCCACCAGCGATGCCATCGGCGATTGGCTCAGACGTCACGGCGGCAGCGACGGAGAACAACGCCTCTGGACAGTCATCTCATCTCTGATTCAAACGATGAGTGGTGGTTCAGGCCTTACGCTCGACATCGACGGCACGCTGATCGAGGCTGACAAAGGGGATGCGCAGATGACCTACAAAGATTTCCGCGGCTATCATCCCCTCGTGGGCGGCAGTGTCGAGTTGGGACTGTTTGCCGGCTCTCGCTTCCAACACGGCAATGCTGTACCCCAACAAGAACTCGTCTCCTTTATCCACGAGTGCGTCACCAATTTGCCCGGCACCTTCTCCACCATCCGCTCAGACTCGGCAGCCTACAATCACTTTGTGATCAATGATTGCTTCGCCAACGGTCGCCGCTTTAC
This genomic window from Candidatus Eisenbacteria bacterium contains:
- a CDS encoding IS1380 family transposase; amino-acid sequence: MRVKLERTDERLTRRTGLILVNRFGDRINLASKINRAFREPGSNRGFDASDYVLTLTEMMIDGATYLEDVRLFENDEAYKEIAEVRHYPTSDAIGDWLRRHGGSDGEQRLWTVISSLIQTMSGGSGLTLDIDGTLIEADKGDAQMTYKDFRGYHPLVGGSVELGLFAGSRFQHGNAVPQQELVSFIHECVTNLPGTFSTIRSDSAAYNHFVINDCFANGRRFTITADHDVAVMAAVARILKTAWKQGKNDDGTPAPYEVADTVHTMDQCTDAFRLVVKRTRRRQQTDLFDGDYQYWIIATNIPEEEKDAQAIIHFHNGRGEFEKMIGELKHHYGLDHLPCGQFSANSLYFTIGVLAFTLVQLLKRHYFGQEWKKKSIRSLRYYWLHLPSRIVSHARYTIAKVAIIPALFEQLLRIYLALSLAPPPA